In Candidatus Zixiibacteriota bacterium, the genomic stretch AGCGTTCTGACAAGCGCCAGCGAGAAAACGACCGCCGATGTCACCGCGAGAATTCGTTTTTTCATCGTACAAGCTCCTGCGCGAAGGGCGCGGCGCTTACCTTATCAGATCGCCGCTCGGCACGAAAGGCCGCCCCATGAGTCGACGGGTACGGTCGACGAGAAATAAGAAGGCCATAGCGAACCGGGCGCCCAATCGTCGTATCCGTTTTTTCGCTGTCGCCGGCCCGCCCAACCGCCCGTTTCCCCGGTGCCGCGAGCGCCCAGACGACTCGAAAAAGCGAAAATTTGCCCTTATAATGAACCGCTGAATCTTCGACCGCGCGAAGGCCGCGCGGCGCTTCCGGAAGCTTCCCCATCGTTTGAAAGCATCCCGGGGTATCGGCCGGCGGTCCCGGAGAAGGGCTGCCTCCGCCGCTCGAGGACGAGCCGCTCCGGCAAGCCGCCGGCCAAATCGCCCGAAACGAACAGGAGTCTCGCTTGAAAGCAGTTCGCATCCACGAGCACGGCGGCGTCGACAAGCTCCGCTATGAAGAAGCTCCCCTGCCAGCCATCAACGCCCCGAACGAGGTCTTGGTGCGGCTCGCCGCCGCCGCTCTGAACCACGTCGATATCTGGACACGGATGGGGGTTACGGGAATCGAGGTTCCGATGCCGCATATCCTCGGCGCCGACGGGAGCGGGGTGGTCGCCGAGGTGGGCGACCGCGTGCGCAGCGTTAAGCCCGGAGACCGGGTCTGCCTCTACTCGTTCACCGGCTGCGGCGGCTGCGAGTTCTGTCTCACCGGGCGCGATTTCATGTGCATCCGCATCCGCAGCCTGGGCAGCCGGCTGGACGGCACCTATGCCGAGTACGTCAAGACCGTCGAAGAAAATTGCTTTTCCGTCCCATCTTACATGTCGTTTCACCAGGCCGCGGCTTTTCCCCTGGTGTTCATTACGGTGTGGCGCATGCTCGTGACCAACGCTCGACTGCAGCCGGGCGAAACCCTGCTGGTCATCGGGATCGGCGGCGGAATCGCTAGCGCCGCGCTCCAGCTCGCAAAGAAGATCGGCGCGCGAGTTATCGTGACTTCCGGAAGCGACGCGAAGCTCGAGCGGGCGCGCAATCTGGGAGCCGATCACGTCGTGCACCACCGCCGGACCGATTTCGCCGAGGCGGCGCGCGAGCTGACCAGTGGCCGGGGCGTCGATGTCGTTCTGGACTGCGTGGGAGGAGAGGTGTGGACGAAAAGCCTCGCCTCTCTGGCGCGCGGCGGGCGGCTGGTGACCTGCGGCGCCACCGCAGGCGCCGAGCCCTTGGACGACCTCGAGGCGATCGCCGGCAAGTATCTCAAGATCTACGGCTCGACGCTTGGCAGCCGCGAGGAGTTTCGCCGACTTCTGAGCTTTCTGGAGGTCGCTCGGATCGAACCGATCATCGACAGCGTCTTTCCGCTCTCGGAAGCGGCCGCCGCCCAGGAGCGCATGGAGCAGGCCCGGCAGTTCGGAAAGATCGTGCTCGATATCCCGCGTTGATACGTCACGAGCTCGACAGATATCCGCGCTGCTTCAGCGCCTCGGCGCAGGCCTGCAGATGGCCCAGTTGATCGCTCGTCGCGAACCTCAGCACGAACGTTCTCGCGCCCGCTTCGCGGTAGGCTTCGATCCGATCGAGCACTTCCTCCCAGCTTCCCATGAGGCAGACCATCGCTCTGGCGACCTCTTCGTACGGGCGGTTGTAGTACCGCGAAAGAAAACTCTGACCCTGGAGAATCGCTTCCTTTCCGCCGACGGCGAGCGTGACGTAAAGGCCCGGCTCGATCCTTCCCGGGTCTCGCCCTTCGGCGGCCGCGTAACCCCGGATCTTCTCCAGGCACTCCGCATAGGTCCGTGGGTCCGTGATGTTGTTGAGCCAGCCGTCGCCCATGCGAGCCACGCGCTTCAGCCCCGGCTCGACGTTGTTCGAGGCCAGCCAGATCGGGACCCCTCCCTTCTGGACCGGCTTGGGCTCCAGCGTCACGCGTTCGAAGCGGAAAAATTCGCCCTGGTGCGTTACCGCGTTTTCCGTCCACAAACGGCGCACGATGCGCACCAGCTCCTCGCTCATCTTGATCCGCTTCGTTGCGGACAGGCCGAGGACCTCGAACTCGTGCTCCTGGGCCGGATCGTTGGGACGGCTGTAGCCGATGCCGAGGTCGACTCGGCCCCGGCTCAGCCAGTCGAGGCTGGCCACCGTGTGAGCCACCAGGACCGGGTGGCGCAAGGCGGCGATCAGCACCGCGGTGCCGAGGCGGATGCGCCGGGTCCGCGCCCCGACCGCGGCGAGCGTGGAGAGCGCGTCGAGACGCGGCTTCGCGGTCACGCTGTCGCCCACCCAAACCGAATGAAACCCCAACGCTTCCGCCTGGTCGCCCAGATCGTAGATGCTCGCCGGGTCCGGCTTCCCCGACAGGATCACCTCCCGCGTCGGAAGCAGCACGCCGAACTTCACGCCCGCGTGGCTTTCGGCGCTCATTTCGCACCCTCTTCCGCGCTCGCTCCGCCTCGAATCAGCCGGCCGACGTCGTACTCCATGACCGTCTCCCCCCGCTGGTTCTTCACCCACTGGCGGTAGCGCACGATGCCGCCGCCCCGGGCGGGAACCGGCTTGACGTCGAGAACCTCGATCTCCACGCGGATCGTGTCACCGATCTTCACCGGGGCGAAAAGACGCATCCGGTCGAGCCCCACGAAAGCCATGCCCGTGCCATGGATGATTCCGGTTTGCACCGTCAGCCCTTCGGCCATCCCGAAGGTGAGGCTCCCGGGCGCGATGCGCTCGCCGTAGAGGCTCTCGTTGCGAATGTATTCCAGATCCAGAAACAACGGCTCGTTGAGCCCGACGAGCGTGACGAACTGCATGACGTCGTGCTCCGTGACCGTGCGGCCCTCGGTAATGAACCTGTCCTTCGGTTTGAACTGCTCGAAAGTCATCCCTTTCATACGACGCCCTTTGCCCTCAGTTCCGCAACTTCCGCGGCGCTCATCCCGAGCCAGCCGGAGAGCACCTCCTGGGTGTGCTGCCCCAGCAGGGGCGGCGGCAAGCGCACGCTCGCCGGCGTACCCGAGAACTTCACCGGAACGCCGGCCATGCGCACCTTTCCCGCGGTCGGGTGATCGATCTCCACGAGCATGCCGCGGTGCAGCACCTGGGGCGCGCTGAAAACCTGGTCGATCGTCTGGACGGCGGCCGACGGCACTTCCGCCCCGGCCAGCAACTCCAGCCAGGCGTCGGTGGTCCGGGTCAGAAAAATCTCCGACAGGATCTCGATCAGGGCCTGCCGGTTCGCGACCCGGTCGGCGTTGCGGGCGAATCTGGGCTCGTCGGCCAGGTCGGGCCGGTCGAGGGCCCGGCAGAACCGCCGCCAGATCGCTTCGCTCGCAACGCCGAGCACGAGATAGCCGTCCGCCGTCCGAAAGCTCTGATACGGCACGATGTTCGGATGCGCATTGCCCCACCGCGCGGGAACCTGGCCGCCGATCAGGTAATTGCTCCCGGCGTTGATCAAGGAGGCGACCTCGGCTTCGAGAAGCGAGGTCTCGATCTTCTGCCCGACTCCGATCTTCTCGCGCGCGAAGAGCGCCGCCACGACCGCCTTCCCCAGCATCAAGCCGGCGACCAGATCGATGATCGCGACGCCGACCTTGAGCGGTTCTCCGTCAGGGGCTCCTGTAATGCTCATCAGTCCGCCCCACGCCTGCACGATGAGGTCGTAGCCGGGCCAGTCGCGCATCGGCCCGTCGGCGCCGAACCCGGACAAGGAGGCGTAGATCAGCCGCGGGTTGCGGCGCCGCAGCTCCGCTTCGCCCAATCCAAGCCGATCCATGGTTCCGGGGCGGAAGTTCTCGATGAGAACGTCGGCGCGCTCCGCCAGCCGGCGCAACAGCTCCCCTCCCTCGGCGGATTTGAGATCCAGCGTGAGGCTTTTCTTGTTGCGGTTGACGCAGAGAAAATAGGCGCTCTCGCCGCCGGCGAACGGGGGACCCCAGCCGCGCGTGTCGTCGCCCGCGCCGGGCTGCTCCACCTTGACGACCTCGGCGCCCATGTCGCCGAGAAACATCGTGCAGTACGGGCCGGCCAGCACGCGCGAGAGGTCGAGCACACGCACACCGTCGAGCGCGCCGCTCATTTGAACTCCAGTTTCTTGGCGTCGAGGATTTCCTGGAGCGCCTCGACGCCCGCCCAGAGTCCCGGCATGCCTCCTGGAATCGCGGCGACCTCCATCGCCTCGAGGATTTCCCGCGGCGAGGCTCCGAGCGCCAGTGCCCTCTCGGCGTGCAGCCGAATCCCGCGCGGGCGCAGCAGCGCGCAGCAGATCCCGACCATGATCAGCTCCTTGGTGCGCCGCGGCAGCGCTCCTTCCCGGCCGAAGGTGCCGTCGACGTAGAGCCCTTTGAGCTTTTCGAAATAGTCCGGATCCAAGCGGGCGATGATGTCGTAGGCGGCATTTGCCGCCCCCAGCGAGGTCTTAAGAAAAGCTTCCCGGGACTGCTCGGCCATGGGATCCTCCCTCAGTCTTTCCTGGTATTCTGACTCACGACCACGTCGATCAGCGCCGGCCCCGGCTGCTCCAGCGCGCGTTTGACGGCCGGTTCCACCGCGTCCGGCTCCTCGACTCGCTGACCGAAGATGCCGAAGGTTTCCGCCAGCCGCGCGAAGTTGATTTCCGGTCCGACCAGCTCGGCTCCGAGCTCGGCCGCGGCGCGGACCCTTTCCTCCGGCCCGCGGAACTGGTTCTTGACCGCCATGTACGCCCGATTGTTGAAAACCACCACCAGAAGCGGCACGCGGTATTTGGCCAGCGTCCAGAGTCCCTGGATCCCGAACATGCAGCTGCCGTCGCCGAGGCAGGCGACGACGCGGCGCTTCGGCGCCGCCAGCTTGGCACCGATCCCTGCGCCCAGCCCCCAGCCGAGGTATCCGCCCGAAGAGTTGGAAAAATAAGAGCGGCCAGGCGAAAACTTAAAGTTCGCCGTGAGGATATCCTTGCTCGTCGGACTTTCATTGACGATCAGCGCGTCGGGCTCGACAAGCCGGTCGAGGGCGTGTGCCAGGCGCGCGGCGCTGATCGGCGCGGCGTCCCATCCCTGCCGGGCGCGCGCTCGCTGCTCCGCGCTGACCTGCTCCTTGGCCTTGCGGATCAATTCCAGGCGCTCGGCCCTGCCGGCGTCGTCCGTGGAAAAGCGCGGCAGGGCTTCCAGCAGCGATTTCAACGCGCTTTTCGCGTCCGCCACGATGCCGAGATCGACCGGGAAGATCTTGCCGATTTCCCACGGGTCTTCCTCGATGTGGATGCAGCGGGTCTGCGGCTTGATCGGAGGTTCCTCCAGATAGCGGTACTCGCGGATGAGCCGGCACCCCACGGCCAGGATCAGATCCGGCTCCCCCCAGAGCGGCAGGCTGAAGCTCGGCTGGCGCTCGGGAATCTGGAAACTGTGCGGATGCGTCGTCGGAAACGCGAGAAACGAGTAGCGCGGCTCCATCACCACCGGAGCGCCCACCGCCTCCGCGAGCCGGACCAGCTCCTCGATCCCGCCCGCCTTGGCCACGCCGCTCCCCGCCACGATCAGCGGCCTGCGGGCGCCGCAGAGCAGCCGTGCCGCCTCGGCGAGCGCTTCCGGATCGCCCGCGAGCCGCGGCACCACGCGAAAGCGCGCGGCCGGAGGATTGGGCGTCGTGATCGTCTCGCCGAGCAGGTTGCTCGGCAACGAGAGATAAACCGGCCCTGTCGGCGGGGTGGCGGCCACTTTGAACGCCCGATTCAGCATCTCGGGAATCCGGTCCGCCCGATGGACTTCATGGCTCCACTTGGTGAACTGTCTGGTGAGCTCCACCAGGTCCCGTCCCTCCGTGTGAGAGTCGCGCCCGGCGATTCGCGTATCGACGTGCGTCGAGGTCACCACGACCGGTGACCGGTCCCGGTAGGCGTCGTAAAGGGCGCCGACCGCGTTGGCGGTCCCCGGAAGCGTGCTCACCTGCGCCAGCGATGGCTTCCCGGTCACGCGCGCGTATCCATCCGCCATCGAGACGACGCAAGTCTCGTGCAGCGCGAGGATGAAGCGCACCCGCTCCTGCTCGGCGATCGTTCCGATAAATTCCTGCCCGCTGGTGCCCGGCAACCCGAATACGTACTCGATGCCGTGGTCCACGGCGACTTCCAGATACGCTTGCGCCGCGGTTTTCCCGGCTGCGGCGTTACCCATCCCTCTTCGCTCCTTTCAATGCCAGAAATAGTTTCGTCTGGTTTCCGCTTTCCAGCTCACGCTTCCCGGTTTTTACGTGCCCTCTCCGTCCTCATTGGTAGAGTCGGTCGATGAAGCCGCTGGCGTCGAGCTCCTTGAGCAGCGACACGTTCACGAAACGCTCGGGCTGCGCGGTCGCGGCCTCCGGCCTCTCCTTCGCCGCCAGCTCGAGCAGCGCCTTGATTCCCTTGAGCGTCGGGTACGGCTTCCTGGGCACGATCTTGCCCGCGAAATAGTCGTACGTGGCTTCCACCGCTTCCATGTCGGAGGTACGCATGTACTGCGCGATGATCTTCATGCTTTCCTTTTTTCTCGTCTTGTAGAAATGAATGCCTTCGACGAACGCCCGCATCATCCGCAGCGCCCGGGGGCGGTTCTGGGTGATGAAACGCTGGCTGCTCGCCAGACCGGTGATCTGGAATTCGGCACCCAGATCCGACATGTCCAGCAGCACGTTCATGCCTTCCTTCTGCGCCATGGTCGTGATCGGCGGCAACACGACGGCCGCTTCGAGCTGTCCCGCCTTCATCGCCGCGAGCCGGGCCGCCTGTTCCCCGAGCTGCAGGATGGTAACCTCCGAGGGATCGATTCCCATGTGCCGGAGCGCATAGCGCGCCGCGATATCGGGG encodes the following:
- a CDS encoding thiamine pyrophosphate-binding protein, with the translated sequence MGNAAAGKTAAQAYLEVAVDHGIEYVFGLPGTSGQEFIGTIAEQERVRFILALHETCVVSMADGYARVTGKPSLAQVSTLPGTANAVGALYDAYRDRSPVVVTSTHVDTRIAGRDSHTEGRDLVELTRQFTKWSHEVHRADRIPEMLNRAFKVAATPPTGPVYLSLPSNLLGETITTPNPPAARFRVVPRLAGDPEALAEAARLLCGARRPLIVAGSGVAKAGGIEELVRLAEAVGAPVVMEPRYSFLAFPTTHPHSFQIPERQPSFSLPLWGEPDLILAVGCRLIREYRYLEEPPIKPQTRCIHIEEDPWEIGKIFPVDLGIVADAKSALKSLLEALPRFSTDDAGRAERLELIRKAKEQVSAEQRARARQGWDAAPISAARLAHALDRLVEPDALIVNESPTSKDILTANFKFSPGRSYFSNSSGGYLGWGLGAGIGAKLAAPKRRVVACLGDGSCMFGIQGLWTLAKYRVPLLVVVFNNRAYMAVKNQFRGPEERVRAAAELGAELVGPEINFARLAETFGIFGQRVEEPDAVEPAVKRALEQPGPALIDVVVSQNTRKD
- a CDS encoding ABC transporter substrate-binding protein, which produces MRTKRNLSIRRYGSGAVLAAVLTWVAAAPAQEKLEKVNVGYSAQAGAFAPIWITKEAGLFRKNGLDVNLVFIPGGPTAAAAMLAGEVQAAAMAGPAVVASRLAGTDLVMTAGIVNTFAFQIITVKSITSPAQLKGRRLGVNRFGTAPDIAARYALRHMGIDPSEVTILQLGEQAARLAAMKAGQLEAAVVLPPITTMAQKEGMNVLLDMSDLGAEFQITGLASSQRFITQNRPRALRMMRAFVEGIHFYKTRKKESMKIIAQYMRTSDMEAVEATYDYFAGKIVPRKPYPTLKGIKALLELAAKERPEAATAQPERFVNVSLLKELDASGFIDRLYQ
- a CDS encoding carboxymuconolactone decarboxylase family protein; translated protein: MAEQSREAFLKTSLGAANAAYDIIARLDPDYFEKLKGLYVDGTFGREGALPRRTKELIMVGICCALLRPRGIRLHAERALALGASPREILEAMEVAAIPGGMPGLWAGVEALQEILDAKKLEFK
- a CDS encoding MaoC/PaaZ C-terminal domain-containing protein: MKGMTFEQFKPKDRFITEGRTVTEHDVMQFVTLVGLNEPLFLDLEYIRNESLYGERIAPGSLTFGMAEGLTVQTGIIHGTGMAFVGLDRMRLFAPVKIGDTIRVEIEVLDVKPVPARGGGIVRYRQWVKNQRGETVMEYDVGRLIRGGASAEEGAK
- a CDS encoding CoA transferase codes for the protein MSGALDGVRVLDLSRVLAGPYCTMFLGDMGAEVVKVEQPGAGDDTRGWGPPFAGGESAYFLCVNRNKKSLTLDLKSAEGGELLRRLAERADVLIENFRPGTMDRLGLGEAELRRRNPRLIYASLSGFGADGPMRDWPGYDLIVQAWGGLMSITGAPDGEPLKVGVAIIDLVAGLMLGKAVVAALFAREKIGVGQKIETSLLEAEVASLINAGSNYLIGGQVPARWGNAHPNIVPYQSFRTADGYLVLGVASEAIWRRFCRALDRPDLADEPRFARNADRVANRQALIEILSEIFLTRTTDAWLELLAGAEVPSAAVQTIDQVFSAPQVLHRGMLVEIDHPTAGKVRMAGVPVKFSGTPASVRLPPPLLGQHTQEVLSGWLGMSAAEVAELRAKGVV
- a CDS encoding zinc-binding dehydrogenase, which produces MKAVRIHEHGGVDKLRYEEAPLPAINAPNEVLVRLAAAALNHVDIWTRMGVTGIEVPMPHILGADGSGVVAEVGDRVRSVKPGDRVCLYSFTGCGGCEFCLTGRDFMCIRIRSLGSRLDGTYAEYVKTVEENCFSVPSYMSFHQAAAFPLVFITVWRMLVTNARLQPGETLLVIGIGGGIASAALQLAKKIGARVIVTSGSDAKLERARNLGADHVVHHRRTDFAEAARELTSGRGVDVVLDCVGGEVWTKSLASLARGGRLVTCGATAGAEPLDDLEAIAGKYLKIYGSTLGSREEFRRLLSFLEVARIEPIIDSVFPLSEAAAAQERMEQARQFGKIVLDIPR
- a CDS encoding LLM class flavin-dependent oxidoreductase; translated protein: MSAESHAGVKFGVLLPTREVILSGKPDPASIYDLGDQAEALGFHSVWVGDSVTAKPRLDALSTLAAVGARTRRIRLGTAVLIAALRHPVLVAHTVASLDWLSRGRVDLGIGYSRPNDPAQEHEFEVLGLSATKRIKMSEELVRIVRRLWTENAVTHQGEFFRFERVTLEPKPVQKGGVPIWLASNNVEPGLKRVARMGDGWLNNITDPRTYAECLEKIRGYAAAEGRDPGRIEPGLYVTLAVGGKEAILQGQSFLSRYYNRPYEEVARAMVCLMGSWEEVLDRIEAYREAGARTFVLRFATSDQLGHLQACAEALKQRGYLSSS